A single region of the Salicibibacter cibi genome encodes:
- a CDS encoding thiolase family protein, with amino-acid sequence MNEAVIVDALRLPVGRRKGVYSETRSEYLLSEILKGLVNHSEIDPTEINDVIVGCVTQNEEQGNNIARISALMAELPEEIPATSLNRKCGSSQQAINQAAQSIIAGDQEVVIAAGIENMTRHPLGTDRVDSPSELTDLYEMIPQGESAERIAEKWELSRDQLDEFSVRSHQLAEKATRSGAFSREILPIDVEKDGAKVTVTKDEGIRPNSTAEKLSTLSPAFSANGRITAGNSSQISDGTAAVLLMSSKKAEELGLKPRAKVIARDVIGSDPTMMLTGPIPLTKRILKTAGLSVQDIDVFECNEAFASVPLAWMKELNPYIEKVNPRGGAIALGHPTGASGARLMTTLLHELEDMDKRYGLQVMCCGGGMATATIIERI; translated from the coding sequence ATGAATGAAGCGGTAATTGTAGATGCTTTGCGTTTACCTGTTGGAAGAAGAAAAGGGGTTTATTCTGAGACAAGGTCTGAATATTTGTTAAGTGAAATTTTAAAAGGTTTGGTTAATCATTCGGAAATTGATCCCACTGAAATAAATGATGTCATTGTCGGGTGCGTTACACAAAATGAAGAGCAAGGTAATAACATTGCTAGAATTTCTGCTTTGATGGCAGAGTTGCCCGAGGAAATACCAGCGACATCATTAAATCGAAAATGTGGCTCTTCACAACAAGCCATCAACCAAGCTGCACAATCCATTATAGCAGGAGATCAGGAAGTAGTGATTGCTGCGGGAATTGAAAATATGACCCGACATCCGTTGGGAACAGATCGGGTCGATTCACCAAGTGAATTGACCGATCTATACGAAATGATACCACAAGGAGAATCAGCTGAACGTATTGCTGAGAAATGGGAGCTAAGCCGAGATCAGCTAGATGAATTTTCAGTTAGAAGTCATCAGTTAGCTGAAAAAGCTACGCGTTCAGGAGCCTTTTCAAGGGAGATACTCCCGATAGATGTTGAAAAAGACGGAGCAAAAGTCACAGTAACGAAAGATGAGGGGATTCGCCCTAATTCAACAGCGGAAAAACTCAGTACACTCTCTCCTGCTTTTTCAGCAAATGGTAGAATAACTGCAGGAAATTCAAGCCAAATTAGCGATGGTACAGCGGCAGTTTTACTAATGTCATCAAAAAAGGCAGAAGAATTAGGTTTAAAACCGAGAGCAAAAGTAATCGCAAGAGATGTAATTGGATCAGACCCTACGATGATGCTCACAGGTCCGATCCCACTCACAAAACGGATATTGAAAACAGCCGGGTTATCAGTTCAAGATATCGATGTTTTTGAGTGTAATGAAGCCTTTGCCTCAGTACCGTTAGCTTGGATGAAAGAACTAAACCCTTACATTGAAAAAGTAAACCCTCGCGGAGGCGCAATAGCGTTAGGGCATCCTACAGGTGCTAGTGGAGCCAGACTTATGACAACATTACTTCATGAATTGGAAGATATGGATAAACGGTATGGCCTACAAGTGATGTGTTGCGGCGGAGGAATGGCAACAGCGACAATTATAGAGAGGATTTAA
- a CDS encoding AMP-binding protein: MGKPWFRKWPEALPKKLDYGTKTLPEIVLENCEKFRDEYAVIYYGRGITFQELGSSIQSLAGWLQEKGLGKGDRVAIYSDNTPHFIISYLAILASGGVCVCLNPMFKEDELEYHLNDSGAETIIILESKYNTLQNVRNKTSIKNVIIGFFDDYIPEQPTLPVPKSIEKAKSLNHNDESFMNIINLNKKYFPVKFNFHEDIALLQYTSGTSGFPKGSMITHRNLLVNVKGAKHWWGYEKRDAHLAVLPFFHVTGMLHSMLQPVFSGGVMVLLTRFDVETVVKAIDRYQINHWSSIATMNIALVNFHDVKQYNLTSLRLVRSGGARIPVNIYKEFKSLTGVDLLESYGLSETISQVTSNPPNYPKLGSVGMPVFDVDVKIVHENNPNKELPLGEKGEIIVKGPQVMKGYWNNELETKESFSKGFFLTGDLGYMDDDGFLYISGRKKEIIKASGYSVFPAEVENYLYKHPGIAECCVFGIPDPYRGEQIMAAIVPKDEYQGKLEEGKIVEWARENMSAYKYPRIVELRESLPKNASGKILRRNLVKEYNEKT; this comes from the coding sequence ATGGGCAAGCCGTGGTTTAGGAAATGGCCAGAAGCACTCCCGAAGAAATTGGATTACGGAACAAAAACCTTACCTGAAATCGTACTAGAGAATTGTGAAAAATTCAGAGATGAATATGCAGTTATCTACTATGGGAGGGGAATTACTTTTCAAGAACTAGGATCATCTATTCAATCTCTTGCTGGATGGTTGCAAGAAAAAGGACTTGGTAAAGGAGATCGGGTAGCAATATACAGCGATAATACACCCCATTTCATCATTTCTTATCTAGCAATACTAGCAAGTGGTGGGGTCTGTGTTTGTTTGAATCCCATGTTTAAGGAGGATGAATTAGAATACCATTTAAATGATTCAGGTGCTGAAACCATTATTATTTTAGAATCTAAGTATAACACGTTACAAAACGTGCGAAACAAAACATCGATTAAAAATGTGATTATAGGATTTTTTGATGACTATATTCCAGAACAACCGACATTACCTGTACCTAAAAGCATCGAAAAAGCAAAAAGTTTAAATCACAATGATGAGTCGTTTATGAACATTATTAACCTGAATAAAAAGTACTTCCCTGTTAAATTTAATTTCCATGAAGATATTGCGTTACTACAATATACTTCAGGGACTTCAGGGTTTCCAAAAGGAAGTATGATCACCCATAGAAACCTATTGGTAAACGTGAAAGGTGCTAAACACTGGTGGGGGTATGAAAAGAGAGATGCACATCTAGCAGTTTTACCCTTCTTTCATGTCACAGGAATGCTGCATAGTATGTTACAACCCGTGTTCTCAGGTGGGGTTATGGTATTATTAACTAGATTTGACGTTGAAACAGTTGTAAAAGCAATAGATAGATATCAGATCAATCATTGGTCTAGTATCGCAACGATGAATATCGCCTTGGTGAATTTTCATGATGTAAAACAATATAATTTAACATCCTTGCGGCTCGTTAGGTCCGGGGGAGCGAGAATTCCAGTCAACATCTATAAAGAATTTAAAAGTTTAACTGGTGTTGATCTCTTAGAAAGTTATGGTTTAAGTGAGACTATTTCTCAAGTCACTTCTAATCCACCTAATTACCCTAAATTAGGATCTGTGGGGATGCCAGTATTTGATGTCGATGTCAAAATCGTTCATGAAAATAACCCTAATAAAGAACTTCCGCTTGGGGAGAAAGGGGAGATCATCGTTAAGGGTCCCCAAGTCATGAAAGGTTATTGGAATAACGAACTAGAAACAAAAGAATCATTTTCAAAAGGTTTCTTTTTGACAGGAGATTTAGGTTATATGGATGATGATGGGTTTTTATATATATCAGGTCGAAAAAAAGAGATCATTAAAGCCTCTGGTTACAGTGTTTTTCCAGCAGAGGTTGAAAATTATTTATATAAGCATCCAGGTATTGCTGAATGTTGTGTTTTTGGTATTCCAGATCCATATCGAGGAGAACAAATTATGGCTGCTATTGTGCCAAAAGATGAATATCAAGGTAAATTGGAAGAAGGTAAAATTGTCGAGTGGGCAAGAGAAAACATGTCTGCGTATAAGTATCCTAGAATCGTTGAATTACGAGAGTCTTTACCGAAAAACGCATCTGGTAAAATCTTAAGGCGAAATTTAGTAAAAGAATATAATGAAAAAACATAA
- a CDS encoding acyl-CoA dehydrogenase family protein, with translation MSDIQPMLIDTATKIMKDICTKDLISNAEEGEFPQELWEALKETGMTSIGVSEESGGVGGDIKDAMSLLKVAGKFTAPIPLAETLLANWILGVARLPLKNSPLTLIPALKKDRITFKKVEDGWVVSGKAQYIPWARDVQDMVVFGKTSDGQQVVTTLSTTDCQINRGQNLAGEPRDEVHVPENLIENDRVAIVQNLTYEDICNRGALTRIALMAGALENALELTLTYANERTQFGRPIGKFQAVKQQLAVLTGEVMASGIAADSAVAAYENSGQNEEIAMAKIQVGEATKAVTNIAHQVHGAMGFTDEHPLHYSTRRLWSWQDEYGTDSEWADLLGDKILEEKSDVWSMFTESPRQLT, from the coding sequence ATGAGTGACATTCAACCCATGCTTATCGATACAGCAACCAAAATCATGAAAGATATATGTACGAAAGATTTAATCAGCAATGCAGAAGAAGGGGAATTCCCCCAAGAACTTTGGGAAGCATTGAAAGAAACCGGAATGACCTCCATTGGGGTTTCCGAGGAATCAGGTGGAGTGGGCGGTGATATAAAAGATGCCATGAGTTTGCTGAAAGTTGCCGGCAAATTTACAGCGCCTATCCCTTTAGCAGAGACGCTGCTTGCAAACTGGATACTTGGTGTTGCCCGATTACCTTTAAAAAATAGCCCACTAACGTTGATACCGGCACTAAAGAAGGACCGAATCACGTTTAAAAAAGTTGAGGACGGATGGGTAGTATCCGGGAAAGCCCAGTATATTCCCTGGGCACGTGATGTGCAAGACATGGTTGTTTTTGGAAAGACAAGTGACGGGCAACAGGTCGTTACTACTCTCTCTACGACTGATTGTCAAATCAATCGAGGACAAAATCTAGCAGGTGAACCAAGAGATGAAGTTCATGTGCCTGAGAATTTAATTGAAAATGATAGGGTAGCTATTGTTCAAAATTTAACGTACGAAGACATTTGTAATAGAGGTGCTCTCACGCGAATAGCTCTTATGGCTGGCGCACTTGAAAACGCACTAGAGTTAACGCTGACGTATGCAAACGAACGGACACAATTCGGAAGACCAATCGGAAAGTTTCAAGCCGTAAAACAACAATTAGCTGTCTTAACAGGAGAAGTGATGGCTTCAGGAATAGCGGCCGACTCTGCTGTGGCGGCTTATGAGAACAGTGGACAAAATGAAGAAATAGCCATGGCCAAGATTCAAGTGGGTGAAGCCACAAAAGCTGTCACAAATATTGCTCATCAAGTGCATGGTGCCATGGGTTTCACAGATGAACACCCATTACATTACAGCACGCGACGATTATGGTCATGGCAAGATGAATACGGCACCGATAGTGAATGGGCTGATCTTCTCGGTGATAAAATTTTGGAAGAAAAATCCGATGTGTGGTCTATGTTCACGGAATCACCCAGACAATTAACTTAA
- a CDS encoding tripartite tricarboxylate transporter TctB family protein has product MSRKVENSLPPMIFLILGILLLTTWIPQQIPITGNEAINARFFPYILSLALIICSAFTLIISLKEKKSKSYDVEKESKQQSNKYYRIILVIFISVFWLITIQFLGFISTTIILVASTMLVFGNRVWYQIIPVSIIFPILSYLLFSEFLNVRFPDGMLF; this is encoded by the coding sequence ATGTCTAGGAAGGTAGAAAATTCTTTACCTCCCATGATCTTCTTAATATTGGGGATTTTACTATTGACAACATGGATACCTCAACAAATTCCAATTACAGGAAATGAAGCTATAAATGCAAGGTTTTTCCCATACATTTTATCATTAGCATTAATTATTTGTAGTGCGTTTACATTAATCATAAGTTTAAAAGAAAAAAAATCTAAATCTTATGATGTAGAAAAAGAGAGCAAGCAGCAGTCTAATAAATATTATCGAATAATATTAGTAATATTTATCTCTGTATTTTGGTTAATTACCATTCAATTTCTAGGTTTTATTTCTACAACAATCATTCTTGTTGCAAGCACGATGCTAGTTTTTGGAAATAGAGTTTGGTATCAAATTATCCCTGTCTCCATTATATTTCCTATATTATCTTATCTACTGTTTTCAGAATTTCTAAATGTTAGGTTCCCAGATGGAATGTTGTTCTAG
- a CDS encoding tripartite tricarboxylate transporter permease, translated as MDGFLEGLFNVFQLGNLIIIIFGMALGIAVGALPGLSVTLAVALMLPFTFAMDPGTGVLFLVAIYCGGIYAGSITAILLKTPGSPASAATTADGYALAQQGKASQALSVSLYASVAGGLFSGFTLLLFSPLIAELALMFGPPEFLTLALFGMTVIASVSGDSISKGMVMAILGMLIATVGVDPMTGSERFIFGAEFLLGGIEIVPVLIGLFAISEVLLQVEKKSKRISVRSGSENQRKVKIRELKPYRRTIFRSSVIGSIVGSIPGLGAEISSFISYGQAKKKSKEPKKFGKGSMEGVAASEAGNNGVTGATLIPTMTLGIPGSVVAAVLLGAFLVQGLNPGPQLFQESGDVAYTVILGFIVANIVMLIEGKLAIRWFAKVATIPSSILFPIVLSLCLMGGYAFENQIYTVGITIFFGVLGYLLSKLQYPLAPMLIALILGPIAEEGLRQSLMLSGGSLAIFFVRPISLFLIILILLSVIMPFVAKYRKNKTANRSL; from the coding sequence TTGGACGGTTTTTTAGAGGGTCTTTTCAATGTATTTCAGTTAGGAAATCTCATAATTATTATTTTTGGTATGGCATTAGGAATTGCCGTTGGTGCCTTACCGGGGTTAAGTGTTACCTTGGCAGTTGCTCTTATGCTTCCATTTACTTTTGCTATGGACCCAGGCACAGGGGTGCTTTTTTTAGTTGCCATATACTGTGGAGGTATATATGCAGGGTCAATTACCGCAATATTGCTTAAGACCCCGGGGTCACCTGCATCGGCAGCTACAACTGCTGATGGTTATGCTTTGGCGCAACAAGGTAAAGCTAGTCAGGCTCTAAGTGTATCGTTATACGCTTCAGTTGCAGGCGGTTTATTTAGTGGATTTACCCTACTGTTATTTTCACCACTAATTGCTGAGCTCGCATTAATGTTTGGTCCACCTGAGTTCTTAACATTAGCACTCTTTGGTATGACAGTAATCGCTAGTGTAAGTGGAGATTCCATAAGTAAGGGTATGGTAATGGCGATTTTAGGTATGCTAATTGCCACTGTTGGGGTGGACCCAATGACAGGTTCAGAGAGATTTATATTCGGTGCAGAGTTTTTATTAGGCGGAATAGAAATTGTGCCAGTTCTTATTGGCCTTTTCGCCATTTCAGAAGTTCTTTTACAAGTAGAAAAAAAATCAAAAAGAATATCAGTGAGATCTGGATCAGAAAATCAAAGAAAAGTGAAAATACGTGAATTAAAGCCATATCGCAGAACGATTTTTAGATCAAGTGTAATAGGCTCGATTGTTGGTTCAATTCCAGGACTTGGGGCTGAAATTTCTTCATTTATTTCTTACGGTCAAGCAAAAAAGAAATCAAAAGAGCCTAAGAAATTTGGGAAAGGGAGCATGGAGGGTGTTGCTGCTTCTGAGGCAGGGAACAATGGTGTAACCGGTGCAACTTTAATTCCAACAATGACTTTAGGTATACCAGGCAGTGTTGTAGCTGCCGTGCTATTAGGCGCCTTTTTAGTTCAAGGCTTGAATCCAGGTCCACAGCTATTTCAGGAAAGCGGGGATGTTGCATATACAGTAATATTAGGTTTTATAGTTGCTAATATTGTTATGTTAATAGAAGGAAAATTAGCGATCCGTTGGTTTGCAAAAGTGGCTACGATACCGTCTTCAATTTTATTTCCCATCGTATTATCACTTTGTTTAATGGGAGGGTATGCATTTGAAAACCAGATATATACAGTAGGTATAACTATATTTTTTGGGGTGCTCGGCTATTTATTGAGTAAATTGCAATATCCACTTGCTCCTATGCTCATTGCATTAATATTAGGGCCAATAGCTGAAGAGGGATTACGTCAATCTTTGATGTTATCTGGAGGGAGTTTGGCCATCTTCTTTGTTAGGCCGATATCCTTATTCCTTATAATCTTAATTCTATTATCCGTAATAATGCCTTTTGTAGCTAAATATAGAAAAAATAAGACGGCGAACCGTAGTCTATAG
- a CDS encoding phosphotransferase family protein translates to MADSVRTGEELNDQKVKSYLHDRLNINPANPLEIKQFSIGASNLTYHLKCGSWEGVLRRPPLGPLPPKAHDMEREYEILKRLNPVFSLAPKPYIFSEDESVMGAPFYIMETKSGIVIDREFPPGYNVSENDCKNISYLVVDTLVDLHSVDLNKTKLKSFGHPDGFLDRQVHGWIKRYKKAKTDNIPEFEIVAKWLIENTPVSQEATMIHNDYKLNNMMFSHDLKSMTAVLDWEMSTIGDPLFDLGLSLGYWIKEEDPKLLKETLQTVTKQPGFITRRDFIERYAKKSGRDVSSLKFYMILAYFKWAVIIQQIYYRWKRGQTQDNRFKNYDERVKNLMQFSLLAIENEDILY, encoded by the coding sequence ATGGCCGATTCAGTCCGGACAGGTGAAGAATTAAATGATCAAAAGGTAAAAAGTTATTTACACGATCGTTTAAATATAAATCCAGCGAATCCATTAGAGATAAAACAATTTTCAATTGGCGCTTCTAATCTGACTTACCATTTGAAATGCGGATCATGGGAAGGAGTTTTACGGCGTCCCCCCTTAGGTCCCTTACCGCCTAAAGCCCATGATATGGAAAGAGAATATGAAATTTTAAAACGATTAAACCCAGTCTTTTCTTTAGCTCCCAAACCTTATATTTTTAGTGAAGATGAGTCCGTTATGGGTGCCCCATTTTATATAATGGAAACAAAAAGTGGAATCGTGATAGATCGTGAGTTTCCTCCGGGATATAATGTTTCTGAAAACGATTGCAAAAATATATCATATCTTGTAGTTGATACACTAGTTGATTTGCACAGCGTTGACCTTAATAAAACAAAATTAAAATCCTTTGGTCATCCTGATGGATTTTTGGACAGGCAAGTTCATGGTTGGATAAAAAGATATAAAAAAGCCAAAACCGATAATATACCAGAATTCGAAATAGTAGCTAAATGGTTAATAGAAAATACGCCAGTTTCACAAGAAGCAACTATGATTCACAACGATTACAAATTAAATAACATGATGTTTTCTCATGATTTAAAAAGTATGACGGCTGTTTTGGATTGGGAAATGTCAACAATTGGAGATCCATTATTCGATTTGGGGCTATCTTTAGGTTACTGGATAAAAGAAGAAGATCCAAAATTATTGAAGGAGACTTTACAGACGGTAACAAAACAACCAGGCTTTATTACCCGTAGAGATTTTATTGAACGTTATGCAAAAAAGAGCGGTAGAGATGTCTCATCTCTTAAATTTTATATGATATTGGCTTACTTTAAGTGGGCAGTCATAATCCAACAAATCTATTACCGTTGGAAAAGAGGTCAAACACAAGATAACCGATTTAAGAATTATGACGAGCGAGTTAAAAACTTAATGCAATTTTCACTCTTAGCAATAGAAAATGAAGATATTCTATATTGA
- a CDS encoding acyl-CoA dehydrogenase family protein yields MDFALSKEVKDLQNKISQFMDDVIYPNETVYEEQLNEQRWHSPPIMEKMKEKAKAAGLWNLFLPESEYGAGLTNLEYAPLCELMGRSSIAPEVFNCSAPDTGNMETLVRYGSDDQKKKWLEPLLAGEIRSAFAMTEPQVASSDATNIETKITKDGNEYIINGRKWWTSGIMDPRCEIMIVMGKNDPDGPKYTQQSMILVPTETPGVTIKRHLPVFGYDDAPHGHGEVEFDNVRVPASNILWDEGKGFAISQGRLGPGRIHHCMRLIGLAERSLETMCERVQDRSTFGKTLAEQGVIQEWIADSRIDIDQARLLTMKAAYMMDTVGNKEGRMDIAMIKVVAPNMALRVIDRAIQAHGGGGVTDDFTLAKAWTKARTLRLADGPDEVHRRTIGRLELKNIVK; encoded by the coding sequence ATGGATTTTGCATTAAGTAAAGAAGTCAAAGATTTACAAAATAAAATAAGTCAATTCATGGATGATGTTATTTATCCGAATGAGACTGTATACGAGGAACAATTAAATGAGCAACGTTGGCATTCACCACCAATCATGGAAAAGATGAAAGAAAAAGCAAAGGCAGCAGGCTTATGGAATCTTTTCTTACCGGAAAGTGAGTATGGTGCGGGGTTAACTAATTTGGAGTATGCCCCGTTATGCGAGTTAATGGGACGTTCATCGATTGCACCGGAAGTCTTTAATTGCTCAGCACCTGATACAGGTAATATGGAGACGCTTGTCCGTTATGGATCAGATGATCAAAAGAAAAAATGGCTGGAGCCGTTGCTCGCTGGCGAAATACGCTCTGCATTTGCAATGACTGAGCCTCAGGTCGCTTCTTCAGATGCGACAAATATTGAAACAAAAATCACAAAAGATGGAAATGAGTATATCATTAACGGTCGGAAATGGTGGACATCGGGTATCATGGATCCACGCTGTGAAATCATGATTGTTATGGGAAAAAACGATCCGGATGGCCCGAAATATACACAACAGTCGATGATTTTAGTGCCAACAGAGACCCCAGGTGTGACCATTAAACGGCATTTGCCGGTTTTTGGATACGACGACGCCCCCCATGGGCATGGAGAAGTGGAATTTGATAACGTGCGAGTTCCCGCGTCTAATATATTATGGGACGAAGGAAAAGGTTTTGCCATATCACAAGGACGGTTAGGCCCAGGGAGGATTCATCACTGCATGAGGTTGATCGGATTGGCTGAGCGTTCGCTTGAGACTATGTGCGAACGTGTACAGGATCGCTCAACATTTGGGAAAACGCTTGCAGAACAAGGAGTTATTCAAGAATGGATCGCTGATTCACGCATTGATATTGACCAGGCACGTCTGTTGACGATGAAAGCCGCCTACATGATGGACACGGTTGGCAACAAAGAAGGCCGTATGGATATTGCAATGATAAAGGTTGTCGCGCCGAACATGGCGTTACGAGTCATCGATCGCGCCATTCAAGCCCACGGTGGTGGAGGAGTCACCGATGACTTTACACTAGCAAAGGCGTGGACAAAAGCGCGAACATTGCGACTTGCTGACGGTCCCGATGAAGTGCACAGGCGAACAATTGGGAGATTAGAATTGAAAAATATCGTTAAATAG
- a CDS encoding acyl-CoA dehydrogenase family protein: MLKELELPIVDLPKETESLREDVRSFLSAELQNGSFETRCDSWLSGFSADFSRKLGERGWLGMTWPKKYGGHERTAFERFVVTEELLAAGAPVAAHWFADRQTGPLLLNYGTAYQRQTFLPKITRGELFFAIGLSEPNSGSDLASISTRAKKSGGQWVINGSKIWSSGAHHAHYIVVLLRTSSQGEKKHEGLSQMIVDLSASGVTVRPIYLMTGEHHFNEVIFEDVEISEDMIVGEVGNGWKQSMAELAYERSGPERFLSTYPLLSELINLLSETSSSDHAKNKIGKLASRLWTLRCMSLGVAGMLDKGESPDIAASLVKDLGTQFEKDVIDVARELIPSRPSMHAETKYETLLAEAILHAPGFTLRGGTTEILRSIITKGVGYNE, translated from the coding sequence GTGCTGAAGGAATTAGAACTGCCTATTGTAGATCTGCCGAAAGAAACAGAAAGTTTGCGCGAGGACGTTCGTAGCTTTCTTTCTGCAGAATTGCAGAACGGATCATTTGAAACGAGATGTGATTCTTGGTTAAGCGGTTTCTCAGCTGATTTTAGCCGCAAGTTAGGCGAACGTGGATGGCTGGGTATGACATGGCCAAAAAAATATGGCGGACACGAGCGAACGGCATTTGAGCGGTTTGTCGTGACCGAAGAACTGTTAGCGGCCGGTGCGCCTGTTGCGGCGCATTGGTTTGCGGATCGTCAAACCGGCCCGCTTTTATTGAATTATGGCACTGCCTATCAGCGTCAAACATTTTTGCCAAAAATCACTAGAGGAGAACTGTTTTTTGCCATAGGCTTAAGTGAGCCAAATTCAGGTTCCGACTTAGCCTCTATTTCTACACGTGCGAAGAAATCAGGGGGTCAATGGGTCATCAACGGCAGTAAGATTTGGTCCAGCGGTGCACATCACGCGCATTATATTGTCGTATTGCTCCGAACATCCTCACAGGGCGAGAAAAAACATGAAGGGCTCAGTCAGATGATTGTTGATCTTTCCGCATCGGGAGTCACGGTCCGGCCGATTTATTTAATGACCGGCGAGCATCATTTTAATGAAGTGATTTTCGAGGATGTGGAAATTTCAGAGGATATGATCGTCGGTGAAGTAGGTAACGGTTGGAAACAGAGCATGGCAGAACTCGCCTATGAACGAAGTGGGCCGGAACGTTTCTTAAGCACTTATCCTTTATTAAGTGAACTTATCAATCTACTTTCGGAAACGTCAAGTAGTGACCATGCAAAAAATAAAATTGGAAAATTGGCATCACGGCTGTGGACATTACGGTGCATGTCACTAGGTGTTGCAGGCATGCTTGATAAAGGAGAATCACCTGATATCGCAGCATCCCTAGTGAAAGATTTAGGGACCCAATTCGAAAAAGATGTTATCGACGTGGCAAGAGAGCTCATACCGAGCAGGCCATCGATGCATGCAGAAACTAAATACGAAACATTACTCGCTGAAGCGATCCTCCATGCGCCTGGGTTTACGCTTCGTGGAGGGACAACAGAAATTTTGCGAAGCATTATAACGAAGGGGGTGGGATATAATGAGTGA
- a CDS encoding tripartite tricarboxylate transporter substrate binding protein: MKFVPLKILLVFAISILAACNDQSSGESDSDDLETDFPQDDIEIIVPYAPGGSNDISVRLIASVAEKYVPNDQSIAVVNTPGIVGTSDIATAPNDGYTIGAATTGTIGVQPFVNDTSFDLDSFEPIAGTIHGQAAFLVSSEAPFDDFDEWLEYTEENPGEFSFAASAAGNTTHLAAEAFNDQLNLENEVVPFEGAGPAISALQGGHVGGFVNPIEEVMSDVESGNLEVLADASADGIDYLEEEVISTQEEYGFNTDLIYGLVAPEGIPEPELNVLVDIFEQAFEDPELIEQLEEQDYTPSYLSPDEFAEAVAEDAEFFEEVYQAMD, translated from the coding sequence ATGAAATTTGTACCTTTGAAAATATTGTTGGTTTTTGCGATATCAATATTAGCAGCATGTAATGACCAATCTTCGGGAGAAAGTGATAGTGATGATTTAGAAACTGATTTTCCTCAAGATGATATAGAGATTATTGTGCCATACGCTCCAGGCGGTAGTAATGACATCTCAGTGCGACTTATCGCAAGTGTTGCAGAAAAATATGTTCCAAATGATCAATCAATAGCGGTCGTAAACACCCCTGGCATTGTTGGCACATCTGACATAGCCACTGCACCTAATGATGGTTATACGATAGGAGCAGCAACTACTGGGACAATTGGTGTTCAGCCGTTTGTGAACGACACGTCTTTTGATCTAGATAGTTTTGAGCCAATCGCAGGTACTATACATGGGCAAGCAGCATTTTTAGTTTCATCCGAAGCCCCTTTCGATGATTTCGACGAATGGTTAGAATACACGGAAGAAAACCCAGGGGAATTTTCTTTTGCTGCTTCAGCTGCTGGAAATACTACACACTTAGCTGCAGAAGCATTTAATGATCAATTGAATCTAGAAAATGAAGTTGTACCTTTTGAAGGTGCTGGGCCTGCAATATCAGCTTTACAGGGAGGACACGTAGGCGGGTTTGTTAACCCGATAGAGGAAGTTATGTCTGATGTAGAAAGTGGAAACTTAGAAGTGTTAGCTGATGCCTCGGCAGACGGGATAGATTATTTAGAAGAAGAGGTAATTTCTACTCAAGAGGAATACGGATTTAATACAGACTTGATTTATGGATTGGTTGCTCCAGAAGGCATACCTGAACCAGAACTAAATGTGCTTGTAGACATTTTTGAACAAGCTTTTGAGGATCCTGAATTAATCGAGCAGTTGGAAGAACAGGATTACACTCCATCGTATTTATCCCCTGATGAGTTTGCGGAGGCAGTAGCGGAGGATGCCGAATTTTTTGAAGAAGTATACCAAGCAATGGATTAA